A stretch of the Geovibrio thiophilus genome encodes the following:
- a CDS encoding M48 family metallopeptidase, whose product MSSDVKRAVLTCGREVSYRHTVKAGLKNIYISVDADGVILVKAPAVPEKTILSVIEKKAEWIFRRMSVTRERLDAVRFEDGCPVPLFGVKYPLEIIRNPLAGLGRADVYLSGGCIKAEINPYLFKEEYFFKALETFRKRKAEDVITPMLEKRSSEMGLIYRKVSFRKTGSRWGSCSSLGRISINYELTKLPAECADYVCVHELAHLRHPNHSDRFWALVAEYVPDYKRIRQFMKSCVTG is encoded by the coding sequence ATGAGCAGCGATGTTAAAAGAGCCGTTCTCACCTGCGGGCGTGAGGTTTCCTACCGCCACACGGTGAAGGCGGGACTTAAGAATATATATATTTCCGTGGACGCGGACGGCGTGATTTTGGTGAAAGCGCCTGCCGTACCGGAGAAGACGATCCTCTCAGTAATTGAGAAAAAGGCGGAGTGGATATTCCGGCGGATGTCAGTAACGCGTGAAAGGCTGGACGCCGTGCGGTTTGAAGACGGCTGCCCTGTGCCGCTGTTCGGCGTGAAATATCCCCTTGAGATAATCCGCAATCCTCTGGCAGGACTAGGCAGGGCGGATGTGTATTTATCCGGCGGCTGCATAAAGGCGGAGATCAATCCGTATCTCTTTAAGGAAGAATATTTTTTCAAGGCTCTGGAGACCTTTCGCAAGAGAAAGGCGGAGGATGTGATAACTCCGATGCTTGAGAAGCGTTCCTCAGAAATGGGGCTGATATACCGCAAGGTATCTTTCCGCAAAACGGGCAGCCGCTGGGGAAGCTGCTCCTCCCTCGGGCGTATATCAATAAATTACGAGCTTACCAAGCTGCCCGCCGAATGCGCTGATTATGTGTGCGTCCATGAGCTGGCGCACCTCAGACACCCCAACCACAGCGACAGGTTCTGGGCTCTTGTTGCCGAGTATGTGCCTGATTATAAGCGGATACGGCAGTTTATGAAAAGCTGCGTAACAGGCTGA
- the msrA gene encoding peptide-methionine (S)-S-oxide reductase MsrA: protein MKKFLFIPALLFLLMTGESMSAEKYETATFAGGCFWCMEPPFEKLNGVKDVIAGYTGGKVENPTYEDVSAGFTGHYEAVQITFDPSVISYKELLEVFWRNIDPVDRGGQFADKGTQYRTAVFYHSPEQRDAAEISKRALANSGKFKQPIATNILPAVKFYRAEEYHQDYYKKNANHYNRYKVGSGRAGFIEKTWGKEKPAVPKTDWRSFKKPSDDNLKQRLTPMQYKVTQHEGTERAFTGDTWDNKQDGIYVDVVSGEPLFSSRDKYDSGTGWPSFTKPLMRDNVVTRVDKSLFQARTEVRSKHGDSHLGHVFEDGPAPTGMRYCMNSASMRFIPKEDLEKEGYGEFLKLFEE from the coding sequence ATGAAAAAATTTCTTTTCATTCCGGCATTACTCTTTCTATTAATGACAGGTGAATCTATGAGCGCTGAAAAATACGAAACCGCCACATTTGCGGGAGGCTGCTTTTGGTGTATGGAGCCACCCTTTGAAAAGCTGAACGGCGTAAAGGATGTCATAGCGGGCTACACCGGAGGCAAGGTTGAAAACCCCACCTACGAGGACGTGAGCGCAGGCTTTACCGGGCATTATGAAGCGGTGCAGATAACCTTTGATCCTTCTGTTATAAGCTATAAGGAGCTGCTTGAGGTATTCTGGCGGAATATTGACCCCGTGGACAGAGGCGGTCAGTTCGCAGACAAGGGCACACAGTACAGGACTGCGGTATTTTACCACAGCCCTGAGCAGAGAGACGCCGCCGAGATCTCCAAGCGGGCTCTGGCAAACTCAGGCAAGTTCAAACAGCCCATAGCGACAAACATTCTGCCCGCCGTGAAGTTTTACAGAGCTGAGGAATATCATCAGGATTACTACAAAAAAAACGCGAACCACTACAACAGATACAAAGTCGGCTCCGGCAGGGCAGGCTTCATCGAAAAGACATGGGGCAAGGAGAAACCCGCCGTACCAAAAACGGACTGGCGCAGCTTTAAAAAACCGTCTGATGATAATCTGAAGCAGAGGCTCACCCCGATGCAGTACAAGGTAACTCAGCATGAAGGCACTGAAAGAGCTTTCACCGGAGATACTTGGGACAATAAGCAGGACGGAATTTACGTTGACGTGGTTTCCGGCGAACCGCTTTTTTCCTCAAGGGATAAATACGACTCCGGCACAGGCTGGCCGAGCTTCACCAAGCCGCTGATGAGGGACAATGTGGTTACCCGTGTGGACAAGAGCCTTTTTCAGGCGAGAACGGAAGTCCGCAGCAAGCACGGCGATTCCCACCTCGGGCACGTGTTTGAGGACGGTCCCGCTCCCACAGGCATGAGATACTGCATGAACTCCGCTTCCATGCGCTTTATTCCCAAGGAAGACCTTGAGAAGGAAGGCTACGGCGAGTTTTTGAAGCTTTTTGAGGAATAA
- a CDS encoding tautomerase family protein, with translation MPHLQFEINRKISDDEKKALAERVKELFSLVMDTGTDHVGISIREYDTYNLFIGRVKNNKEGVALVNADIREGRTIQQRRKLALGFMEIINSLFFIPFDNMYVTFTEHKGEDFHLNERYLASWHQGEDPLNE, from the coding sequence ATGCCACACTTACAGTTCGAGATTAACAGGAAAATAAGCGACGACGAGAAAAAGGCTCTCGCCGAGAGGGTTAAGGAGCTTTTTTCGCTTGTTATGGACACAGGTACAGACCATGTCGGCATAAGCATCCGTGAGTATGACACCTATAACCTTTTCATAGGCAGAGTGAAAAACAACAAAGAGGGTGTGGCTCTCGTAAACGCCGACATAAGGGAAGGGCGCACGATTCAGCAGAGACGCAAGCTTGCGTTGGGGTTCATGGAGATTATCAACAGCCTGTTTTTCATCCCGTTTGACAATATGTATGTGACCTTTACCGAGCATAAGGGAGAGGATTTTCACCTGAACGAACGCTATCTTGCCTCTTGGCATCAGGGGGAAGATCCTCTTAATGAGTGA
- the ccsB gene encoding c-type cytochrome biogenesis protein CcsB: protein MSSSPLFAAAGLGYLLAMVIYIAYFVTGRDIVGKVASSVALVSFACHTGAFVIRWFAFSQMYSLGFFQSIPITNLYESLVFFAWCLILGNILVEYYYRVKAFGALAAMLAGMAIAFIDTTGMSKDIQPILPALKSNWLLAHASLSFIAYAAFAVSFIAAVLHLALSDKRKSSGVYLFWTGTLSLFIFTMGGMLADMLIKASSGNREGMSKPFTDLFRRADGSDIAIIIIGFLTVWLFLWYFGNVISALAEKLGLTQELLEELTYKAVSVGFPVFTVGGLIFGAIWADKAWGHYWSWDPKETWSLITWLIYAFYLHGRYVRGWQGRKVTVVAVIGFLSTIFTYVGVNLLLSGLHSYGAF, encoded by the coding sequence ATGAGTTCATCACCTCTTTTTGCGGCGGCGGGTCTGGGCTATCTGCTTGCTATGGTTATTTATATAGCCTACTTTGTCACCGGAAGGGATATTGTAGGCAAGGTTGCTTCATCAGTGGCTTTAGTGAGCTTCGCCTGCCACACCGGTGCTTTTGTGATCCGTTGGTTCGCATTCTCGCAGATGTACAGTCTGGGATTTTTCCAGTCGATCCCCATAACAAACCTTTATGAATCTCTGGTATTTTTCGCATGGTGTCTTATTCTGGGCAATATACTTGTGGAGTACTATTACCGTGTCAAGGCGTTCGGCGCTCTCGCCGCAATGCTTGCGGGGATGGCTATAGCGTTCATAGACACCACGGGAATGTCCAAGGACATTCAACCTATCCTCCCTGCGCTTAAGAGCAACTGGCTTCTTGCCCATGCCTCTCTCAGCTTCATAGCATATGCGGCATTCGCCGTTTCGTTCATAGCCGCGGTGCTTCATCTCGCTCTCAGCGATAAAAGGAAAAGCTCAGGAGTTTACCTGTTCTGGACAGGAACACTCTCTCTGTTCATTTTTACCATGGGGGGTATGCTGGCTGATATGCTGATCAAGGCTTCCTCCGGAAACAGGGAAGGGATGTCCAAGCCGTTTACAGACCTGTTCAGAAGGGCGGACGGTTCGGACATTGCCATAATCATAATCGGTTTTCTCACAGTGTGGCTTTTTCTGTGGTATTTCGGGAATGTAATCTCCGCTCTGGCGGAAAAGCTCGGGCTGACGCAGGAGCTTCTTGAGGAACTGACATATAAGGCGGTTTCCGTGGGATTCCCCGTATTCACCGTTGGCGGACTGATTTTCGGCGCAATCTGGGCAGACAAGGCATGGGGGCATTACTGGTCATGGGATCCGAAGGAAACATGGTCGCTGATTACATGGCTTATCTACGCGTTTTACCTCCACGGGCGTTATGTTCGGGGATGGCAGGGGCGCAAGGTGACAGTCGTTGCCGTTATCGGCTTTTTGAGCACTATTTTCACATATGTCGGAGTAAATCTGCTTCTGAGCGGTCTGCACAGTTACGGCGCCTTCTGA
- a CDS encoding GGDEF domain-containing protein gives MTKEQKAVSDRIRLSGGFKNRRLEALFRREKAGVTIMKMRLFFTLYAVMYSVYAASAQPPEVRIAGALLAVLSAVCVLRLPKKPARANILSGTSVLVFFVFNLLYSFLVGETHPLIYAGLLVPFIFPEIPLKTLIYLTLLPFFTLKWLTGAGSGLAAVLIIFAGTVFYVITSYMRRSYFLHMRRESAGERTGHFAQAAGNGSGKDLLTGLKTLDTFLEQADSLLKGKPAENDSFIIVCDIDGFDKINRAHGQEAGDMILQGTAQRLRSMVSPADIIARTGGGEFSVLLADETEATAGKLAERIRINIENSRWKTPKSESMVTVSAGIAIVCPEGTENAADVFYKAREAMFTAKANGRNRTAFYSSGEC, from the coding sequence ATGACAAAGGAACAAAAAGCGGTCTCAGACCGCATAAGGCTGTCGGGCGGCTTCAAAAACAGGCGGCTGGAAGCTCTTTTCCGCAGGGAAAAGGCTGGCGTCACGATAATGAAAATGCGTCTTTTCTTCACTCTGTACGCAGTGATGTACTCCGTTTACGCCGCATCGGCTCAGCCGCCGGAAGTGCGGATCGCAGGAGCGCTTCTGGCTGTGTTATCAGCCGTCTGCGTGCTCAGGCTCCCGAAAAAACCGGCAAGAGCAAACATTCTCTCCGGCACATCGGTTCTGGTTTTCTTTGTCTTCAACCTTTTATATAGCTTCCTTGTCGGCGAAACGCACCCGCTGATTTACGCAGGACTGCTTGTCCCGTTCATCTTTCCGGAGATTCCGCTGAAAACCCTTATCTATCTCACCCTGCTGCCGTTTTTTACCCTTAAATGGCTGACCGGAGCCGGAAGCGGACTTGCGGCGGTTCTCATTATTTTTGCAGGAACGGTCTTCTATGTTATCACATCTTACATGCGCAGGAGCTACTTCCTCCATATGCGCAGAGAAAGCGCCGGAGAAAGAACCGGACACTTCGCGCAGGCTGCGGGCAACGGCAGCGGAAAGGATCTCCTCACCGGGCTGAAAACTCTCGATACGTTTCTGGAACAGGCAGATTCGCTTCTGAAAGGCAAACCCGCCGAGAATGACAGCTTCATCATAGTCTGCGATATTGACGGTTTTGATAAAATCAACAGAGCCCACGGACAGGAAGCCGGAGACATGATACTTCAGGGAACAGCACAGAGGCTGAGAAGCATGGTATCCCCCGCGGACATCATCGCCAGAACCGGAGGAGGGGAGTTCTCCGTCCTCCTTGCGGACGAAACGGAAGCAACTGCGGGAAAGCTGGCGGAAAGAATAAGGATAAATATTGAAAACAGCAGGTGGAAGACACCCAAGTCTGAGTCGATGGTGACTGTTTCCGCAGGCATTGCCATTGTCTGCCCGGAAGGAACGGAAAACGCAGCGGATGTTTTCTATAAAGCCAGAGAAGCGATGTTCACCGCCAAGGCAAACGGAAGGAACCGCACGGCATTCTACAGCAGCGGCGAATGCTGA
- a CDS encoding MATE family efflux transporter: protein MSSNVRYAEGGVKEMIYIAFPMLVSNACETVMVFTDRLFLSRLGSVQMSAAMSGGMSSFMLTVFFIGLIGYSTAMIAQFYGAGKKEMCGTSAFQGIIISVLAYPLILLTRPLIHYMFTKTGMDEAQLYYQRQYFDILIYGSVFFLIRHSLSCFFSGIGKTGVVMFASLGAMVVNVGASWVLIFGHFGLPEMGMRGAAIGTIIGSISSISILVFAYMRKDNVDTYGIKGSFRFDRALTLKLMKFGTPAGFEFLLGFTAFTFIVLIFHAQGLTTATAATIMFNWDHVAFVPLIGVEIGVTSLVGRYIGAGRHDIVHKTVISGLKLGVIYSVIVALLFVFLPYQLTDFFRPDTADPAFEAAVPLTVYMLRLASVYVLVTAQMVVFMGALRGAGDTFWAMVISVSINWSITIATYIIMNTLNFSARAGWTSVVLLFLLFPVLLYVRYKSGRWKEIQPAV, encoded by the coding sequence GTGAGTTCTAACGTCAGGTACGCCGAGGGCGGCGTTAAAGAGATGATTTACATAGCGTTTCCCATGCTTGTTTCAAATGCGTGTGAAACGGTGATGGTTTTCACGGACAGGCTTTTCCTCTCCCGTCTGGGCTCTGTGCAGATGAGCGCGGCGATGAGCGGCGGAATGAGCAGCTTCATGCTTACTGTTTTCTTCATAGGGCTAATCGGTTATTCCACAGCGATGATAGCGCAGTTCTACGGTGCCGGTAAAAAGGAAATGTGCGGCACTTCCGCTTTTCAGGGTATAATAATCTCTGTCCTTGCTTATCCGCTTATCCTCCTCACCCGCCCGCTGATTCACTACATGTTCACCAAAACAGGCATGGACGAGGCGCAGCTTTACTATCAGCGCCAGTATTTTGATATACTCATTTACGGATCGGTATTTTTTCTCATCAGGCACTCCTTAAGCTGCTTCTTTTCAGGTATCGGTAAAACAGGGGTAGTGATGTTCGCCTCTCTGGGCGCTATGGTTGTGAATGTCGGGGCAAGCTGGGTGCTTATTTTCGGTCACTTCGGTCTGCCTGAGATGGGCATGCGGGGCGCTGCGATCGGTACTATAATCGGCAGTATCTCAAGTATATCGATTCTTGTTTTTGCTTATATGAGAAAGGATAATGTAGACACTTACGGTATAAAGGGCTCATTCAGATTTGACAGGGCGCTTACCCTCAAACTGATGAAGTTCGGCACACCCGCGGGATTTGAGTTTTTGCTCGGTTTCACGGCGTTTACATTCATAGTGCTTATTTTTCATGCTCAGGGACTCACCACTGCCACAGCGGCGACAATAATGTTCAACTGGGATCACGTTGCCTTTGTTCCGCTGATCGGTGTGGAAATAGGCGTTACAAGCCTTGTGGGGCGCTACATAGGCGCAGGAAGGCATGACATTGTGCACAAGACCGTCATCTCAGGTCTGAAGCTCGGCGTGATTTACTCCGTCATAGTGGCTTTGCTCTTCGTATTTCTCCCTTATCAGCTTACGGATTTTTTCAGACCGGATACGGCTGATCCCGCATTTGAGGCTGCCGTACCCCTTACAGTTTATATGCTGAGGTTGGCTTCTGTCTATGTGCTTGTTACGGCGCAAATGGTGGTTTTCATGGGCGCTCTGCGAGGTGCGGGGGATACTTTCTGGGCTATGGTTATTTCGGTGAGTATAAACTGGTCAATAACCATAGCCACGTATATTATTATGAACACACTGAATTTCTCGGCAAGGGCAGGGTGGACGTCTGTTGTGCTCCTCTTTTTGCTCTTTCCTGTGCTGCTTTATGTCCGCTATAAAAGCGGCAGATGGAAGGAGATTCAGCCCGCAGTCTGA
- a CDS encoding ammonia-forming cytochrome c nitrite reductase subunit c552, with translation MFKKCAFILGVLAGLMLLVSAQSAEAAQKAAVKKVDPKTCYECHDVVQGLHQSGKHKGVNCISCHGGLDEHLKDSSKRPEVFTSWDACGACHKEQHGSFLEVSKHRPARDEKSQLTNRAPNPFWDKLMAPHGFTKEHALTRSHGFMLLDQVIVDRAAGGRFQPKNGWMYVNEKPGKLWDSIVDTHPESSDHKPFMRQTAAAVNPVCFQCKTQDHILDWAYLGDPNVGAPFSRKSNPTAMIQTKKLQHGLNCYTCHDPHAAKPRIVRDALIQALTRPEADTLWHKDPNRTKIEVIDMGMRGYTRKIAILEKYDATLQCGQCHVEYNCNPGTDAKTGEKVTFDDERTNHFPFKDVLQLYDHYVNQIAFIDFKNAFSGAPLWKAQHPEAETHYNSKHAKAGVSCDGCHTPKMINKKTGKKYTSHFAVTPREHIKESCLSGGCHTGWTEKDAIYSIDSVKAYTKGKMRKAEFWLSQLIDKIVEGKDKGLSEDVIKQAQQQQLKAHILWEYWVAENSDGFHNPELARESLTKSVDESQLGIKIINDAIAEMKKAQAAAK, from the coding sequence ATGTTTAAAAAGTGCGCTTTTATTCTCGGCGTTCTCGCAGGGCTTATGCTTCTCGTTTCAGCTCAGTCCGCGGAAGCAGCTCAGAAAGCTGCCGTTAAAAAAGTTGATCCCAAAACCTGTTATGAGTGCCATGATGTGGTTCAGGGACTTCACCAGTCCGGCAAACACAAAGGTGTTAACTGTATCAGCTGCCACGGCGGTCTTGACGAGCACCTGAAAGACTCATCCAAACGTCCCGAAGTGTTCACTTCATGGGATGCCTGCGGAGCATGCCATAAGGAACAGCACGGCAGTTTCCTTGAAGTCAGCAAGCACAGACCGGCAAGGGATGAAAAATCACAGCTCACAAACAGAGCGCCCAACCCCTTCTGGGACAAGCTTATGGCTCCTCACGGCTTCACAAAAGAGCATGCCCTCACAAGAAGCCACGGCTTTATGCTTCTTGATCAGGTCATAGTTGACCGTGCGGCAGGCGGAAGATTCCAGCCTAAAAACGGATGGATGTATGTTAATGAAAAACCCGGTAAACTCTGGGATTCTATCGTTGACACCCACCCCGAATCAAGCGACCACAAGCCCTTTATGAGACAGACCGCAGCAGCGGTAAATCCCGTGTGCTTCCAGTGTAAAACTCAGGACCACATACTTGACTGGGCTTATCTCGGAGATCCCAACGTCGGCGCTCCTTTCTCAAGAAAGAGCAACCCCACGGCTATGATCCAGACTAAAAAGCTTCAGCACGGTCTTAACTGCTATACATGCCATGATCCCCACGCAGCTAAGCCCAGAATCGTGAGAGATGCCCTTATTCAGGCTCTTACAAGACCCGAGGCTGACACTCTGTGGCACAAAGACCCGAACAGAACCAAAATCGAAGTTATCGACATGGGTATGAGAGGCTACACAAGGAAAATCGCTATCCTTGAGAAATACGATGCTACGCTTCAGTGCGGTCAGTGCCACGTTGAGTACAACTGCAACCCCGGTACAGATGCCAAGACCGGAGAGAAAGTAACATTTGACGATGAAAGAACAAACCACTTCCCCTTCAAAGACGTGCTTCAGCTCTATGACCACTACGTAAACCAGATTGCGTTCATAGACTTTAAAAACGCTTTCAGCGGCGCGCCTCTTTGGAAAGCTCAGCACCCCGAGGCTGAAACACACTACAACTCAAAACACGCAAAAGCGGGTGTAAGCTGTGACGGATGTCACACTCCGAAGATGATCAATAAGAAAACAGGCAAAAAATACACTTCTCACTTCGCCGTGACACCCAGAGAGCACATCAAAGAATCATGCCTCTCAGGCGGCTGCCACACAGGCTGGACAGAGAAAGACGCGATCTACTCCATCGACTCTGTAAAAGCCTACACCAAAGGCAAAATGAGAAAAGCGGAATTCTGGCTGTCTCAGCTTATCGACAAAATAGTTGAAGGCAAAGACAAGGGTCTCAGCGAAGATGTGATCAAACAGGCTCAGCAGCAGCAGCTTAAGGCTCACATTCTTTGGGAATACTGGGTAGCCGAAAACTCCGACGGCTTCCACAACCCTGAACTGGCGAGAGAATCTCTCACCAAATCTGTTGATGAGTCACAGCTTGGAATTAAGATAATCAACGATGCCATAGCCGAAATGAAAAAAGCACAGGCTGCGGCGAAGTAA
- the resB gene encoding cytochrome c biogenesis protein ResB — MIKKVFHAAGSLRFALFIFTVIIFVSSVGTFIRQHAPAEETTARLREAFGDAAPVVYSFLDKTGFTDLYHTYWFNFILLLLALNLIFCSVRKFPATWRKLTGKISTEKDSFSAYFVEEKEFRASSENVSKAFASVFSRWARAEGGDVLAAEKGRYGKSGAFVTHLGLVILITGGFIGGIFGYNGNIAILEGKLEHIVTAGKDKEIELPFSVYLENFESEYYENSPKQSSFRSKIHFIKDNVTTEAVVSVNSPVKFDGVTFYQSSYGVFPNRDVIFKFTVDSLISGVRSEYSMGLGQEFDIPDLNLKVKLNDFAPALGKDSDGGLVNFSTQLVNPALNFVFTNQEGESASEWILMKDPASGDFNNMHITFSDVWGAEYSVLSARIDPGLPVIYLGFIIISLGVIIAFYTSHRRVWSVVKPSGGSVSVRFFYHKDKGRVTAQREAEKMFKSLSAAIESGRGEK, encoded by the coding sequence ATGATAAAAAAAGTCTTCCACGCCGCGGGTTCGCTCAGGTTCGCTCTTTTCATTTTTACGGTTATAATTTTTGTATCTTCAGTGGGTACTTTTATCCGGCAGCATGCCCCCGCAGAGGAAACCACGGCAAGGCTCAGGGAAGCTTTCGGCGACGCCGCCCCCGTTGTTTACTCATTTCTGGATAAAACAGGTTTCACAGACCTTTACCATACATACTGGTTTAACTTCATACTGCTGCTTCTGGCGCTGAACCTTATTTTCTGCTCCGTCCGGAAGTTTCCCGCCACATGGAGGAAGCTCACAGGAAAAATAAGCACCGAGAAAGACTCCTTCTCCGCTTACTTTGTTGAGGAAAAGGAATTCAGGGCTTCATCCGAAAACGTATCCAAGGCGTTTGCGTCGGTCTTTTCCCGCTGGGCAAGGGCTGAGGGCGGGGATGTTCTTGCCGCCGAAAAAGGCAGATACGGCAAATCCGGCGCATTTGTGACCCATTTAGGTCTCGTGATACTCATTACGGGCGGCTTCATCGGCGGCATATTCGGTTACAACGGGAATATTGCCATTCTTGAGGGAAAGCTGGAGCACATCGTCACCGCAGGGAAGGATAAGGAGATAGAGCTTCCTTTCAGCGTATATCTTGAAAACTTTGAGTCCGAGTATTACGAAAATTCACCGAAGCAGAGCTCCTTCCGCTCCAAGATACACTTCATAAAGGACAACGTGACGACAGAGGCGGTTGTCTCCGTGAACAGCCCCGTAAAGTTTGACGGCGTAACCTTTTATCAATCAAGCTATGGTGTATTTCCCAACAGGGACGTTATTTTTAAATTCACAGTGGATTCTCTCATTTCCGGCGTACGCTCGGAATATTCCATGGGGCTGGGACAGGAATTTGACATTCCCGATCTCAATCTTAAGGTTAAGCTGAACGACTTCGCCCCCGCCCTCGGAAAGGACAGTGACGGCGGTCTGGTAAACTTCAGCACTCAGCTTGTTAACCCCGCTCTGAACTTTGTCTTCACCAATCAGGAAGGTGAGTCCGCCAGCGAGTGGATACTCATGAAAGACCCCGCTTCCGGCGATTTCAACAACATGCACATAACCTTCAGCGATGTATGGGGTGCTGAGTATTCTGTTCTTTCCGCACGCATAGATCCGGGTCTGCCCGTAATCTATCTGGGCTTTATAATCATTTCCCTTGGTGTAATTATTGCGTTCTACACATCGCACAGAAGGGTCTGGTCAGTTGTGAAGCCGAGCGGCGGCAGTGTTTCTGTCCGTTTTTTTTATCATAAGGACAAGGGCAGAGTAACGGCTCAGCGTGAGGCGGAGAAGATGTTTAAATCGCTTTCGGCGGCAATCGAAAGCGGCAGGGGGGAAAAATAA
- a CDS encoding GNAT family N-acetyltransferase encodes MEIVRAEMKDIPTLSRLLSYLFEQEAEFSPDTEAQEKGLRLIIDDPRTGDILIMRESGHAVGMVNLLYTVSTALGGKVAVLEDMVVAPEKRGTGTGKKLLGAAVEHAKKQGCMRITLLTDTVNEKAQRFYERHGFTISPMLPMRLLL; translated from the coding sequence ATGGAAATTGTCAGAGCGGAAATGAAGGATATACCCACCCTATCCCGCCTGCTCTCTTATCTTTTTGAGCAGGAAGCGGAATTTTCACCGGATACAGAGGCGCAGGAAAAGGGGCTCAGGCTCATAATAGATGATCCCCGCACAGGCGACATACTCATAATGCGGGAAAGCGGACACGCCGTAGGCATGGTAAACCTTCTGTACACAGTGAGTACCGCTCTGGGCGGCAAAGTCGCGGTTCTGGAGGATATGGTGGTCGCGCCTGAAAAAAGAGGCACTGGAACAGGCAAAAAACTGCTCGGCGCTGCCGTGGAACATGCGAAAAAGCAGGGCTGCATGCGCATAACCCTGCTTACGGACACTGTAAACGAAAAGGCGCAGAGATTTTACGAACGTCACGGGTTTACAATCTCGCCCATGCTGCCGATGCGCCTTCTTTTGTGA